The following coding sequences lie in one Rutidosis leptorrhynchoides isolate AG116_Rl617_1_P2 chromosome 4, CSIRO_AGI_Rlap_v1, whole genome shotgun sequence genomic window:
- the LOC139840367 gene encoding patatin-like protein 2 isoform X1 → MSFKDQGPRSPLQPPTYGNLITILSIDGGGVRGIIPSVILEFLETELQKVDGEKARIADYFDVIAGTSTGGLVTAMLTAPNEEGRPIFAAKDVKDFYLEHCPKIFPHSGNILAPATNVIKALSGPKYDGEYLHNIIQEKLQETRLHQTLTNVVIPTFDIKYLQPTIFSTYQLEKVPSIDAKLSDICIGTSAAPTYLPSHSFQIDDSEGNLLREFNLIDGSVAANNPTLVAISEVTTEITRGSPNFFPIKPTEYGRFLVLSLGTGSAKFQEKYDATKSSNWGIVGWLAGGGSTPIVDVFTQASSDMVDLHISSVFQALHSEENYLRIQDDTLTGDIASMDLATPENLQNLVKVGEELLKKTVTKVNLGTGVTEPYYHTTNEMALTKFAGILHREKNVRELRSPNTNKGVIDKTKLIAEQTAHSRRTPALSNTIDHSQQDLPELDTK, encoded by the exons ATGTCTTTTAAAGATCAAGGACCTCGATCACCTTTGCAACCACCAACATACGGGAATCTAATCACGATTCTTAGCATAGATGGTGGTGGAGTACGAGGAATCATCCCAAGTGTTATTCTCGAGTTTTTGGAAACCGAGCTACAG AAAGTAGACGGCGAAAAAGCAAGAATTGCAGATTATTTCGACGTGATTGCTGGAACTAGCACCGGTGGTCTTGTTACTGCCATGTTAACCGCTCCGAACGAAGAAGGTCGTCCGATTTTTGCGGCTAAAGATGTAAAAGATTTTTATCTGGAACATTGTCCCAAAATCTTCCCACATAGCGG CAATATTCTGGCTCCTGCTACAAATGTAATCAAAGCTTTATCTGGACCAAAATACGATGGTGAATACCTTCATAATATTATTCAAGAAAAGCTACAAGAAACCAGACTTCATCAAACATTAACGAATGTCGTGATTCCAACATTTGACATCAAATACTTGCAGCCTACAATCTTCTCAACTTACCAG TTAGAGAAGGTACCGAGCATTGATGCGAAATTATCGGATATATGCATTGGAACGTCAGCAGCCCCAACCTATCTTCCTTCACATTCGTTCCAAATTGATGATTCTGAAGGAAATTTACTGAGAGAATTCAATCTTATCGATGGGAGTGTTGCTGCAAACAATCCG ACTTTGGTTGCAATAAGCGAGGTAACTACGGAAATAACTAGAGGAAGTCCGAACTTCTTCCCAATAAAGCCAACAGAGTATGGCCGGTTTCTAGTTTTGTCGTTGGGCACTGGGTCAGCTAAATTTCAAGAGAAGTATGATGCAACAAAATCGTCTAATTGGGGCATTGTAGGGTGGTTAGCTGGTGGTGGTTCGACTCCGATAGTAGACGTTTTTACTCAAGCAAGTAGTGATATGGTTGACTTGCATATCTCTAGTGTCTTTCAAGCCCTTCATTCAGAAGAAAATTATCTTCGCATTCAG GATGATACTTTAACTGGTGACATAGCTTCGATGGATTTAGCTACTCCAGAAAACTTACAAAATCTGGTGAAAGTGGGTGAGGAATTGTTGAAAAAAACAGTTACTAAAGTGAATTTAGGCACAGGCGTAACAGAACCTTATTATCACACTACAAATGAGATGGCTTTAACCAA GTTTGCGGGAATACTTCACAGGGAGAAAAATGTGCGAGAACTTAGATCGCCAAATACTAATAAAGGAGTGATTGATAAAACAAAATTGATTGCAGAACAAACTGCACATTCTCGAAGAACACCGGCACTCTCTAATACAATTGATCACTCTCAACAAGATCTGCCAGAGCTTGACACAAAGTAA
- the LOC139840367 gene encoding patatin-like protein 2 isoform X2, whose protein sequence is MSFKDQGPRSPLQPPTYGNLITILSIDGGGVRGIIPSVILEFLETELQKVDGEKARIADYFDVIAGTSTGGLVTAMLTAPNEEGRPIFAAKDVKDFYLEHCPKIFPHSGNILAPATNVIKALSGPKYDGEYLHNIIQEKLQETRLHQTLTNVVIPTFDIKYLQPTIFSTYQLEKVPSIDAKLSDICIGTSAAPTYLPSHSFQIDDSEGNLLREFNLIDGSVAANNPTLVAISEVTTEITRGSPNFFPIKPTEYGRFLVLSLGTGSAKFQEKYDATKSSNWGIVGWLAGGGSTPIVDVFTQASSDMVDLHISSVFQALHSEENYLRIQDDTLTGDIASMDLATPENLQNLVKVGLREYFTGRKMCENLDRQILIKE, encoded by the exons ATGTCTTTTAAAGATCAAGGACCTCGATCACCTTTGCAACCACCAACATACGGGAATCTAATCACGATTCTTAGCATAGATGGTGGTGGAGTACGAGGAATCATCCCAAGTGTTATTCTCGAGTTTTTGGAAACCGAGCTACAG AAAGTAGACGGCGAAAAAGCAAGAATTGCAGATTATTTCGACGTGATTGCTGGAACTAGCACCGGTGGTCTTGTTACTGCCATGTTAACCGCTCCGAACGAAGAAGGTCGTCCGATTTTTGCGGCTAAAGATGTAAAAGATTTTTATCTGGAACATTGTCCCAAAATCTTCCCACATAGCGG CAATATTCTGGCTCCTGCTACAAATGTAATCAAAGCTTTATCTGGACCAAAATACGATGGTGAATACCTTCATAATATTATTCAAGAAAAGCTACAAGAAACCAGACTTCATCAAACATTAACGAATGTCGTGATTCCAACATTTGACATCAAATACTTGCAGCCTACAATCTTCTCAACTTACCAG TTAGAGAAGGTACCGAGCATTGATGCGAAATTATCGGATATATGCATTGGAACGTCAGCAGCCCCAACCTATCTTCCTTCACATTCGTTCCAAATTGATGATTCTGAAGGAAATTTACTGAGAGAATTCAATCTTATCGATGGGAGTGTTGCTGCAAACAATCCG ACTTTGGTTGCAATAAGCGAGGTAACTACGGAAATAACTAGAGGAAGTCCGAACTTCTTCCCAATAAAGCCAACAGAGTATGGCCGGTTTCTAGTTTTGTCGTTGGGCACTGGGTCAGCTAAATTTCAAGAGAAGTATGATGCAACAAAATCGTCTAATTGGGGCATTGTAGGGTGGTTAGCTGGTGGTGGTTCGACTCCGATAGTAGACGTTTTTACTCAAGCAAGTAGTGATATGGTTGACTTGCATATCTCTAGTGTCTTTCAAGCCCTTCATTCAGAAGAAAATTATCTTCGCATTCAG GATGATACTTTAACTGGTGACATAGCTTCGATGGATTTAGCTACTCCAGAAAACTTACAAAATCTGGTGAAAGTGG GTTTGCGGGAATACTTCACAGGGAGAAAAATGTGCGAGAACTTAGATCGCCAAATACTAATAAAGGAGTGA
- the LOC139840367 gene encoding patatin-like protein 2 isoform X4, translating to MVVEYEESSQVLFSSFWKPSYSNILAPATNVIKALSGPKYDGEYLHNIIQEKLQETRLHQTLTNVVIPTFDIKYLQPTIFSTYQLEKVPSIDAKLSDICIGTSAAPTYLPSHSFQIDDSEGNLLREFNLIDGSVAANNPTLVAISEVTTEITRGSPNFFPIKPTEYGRFLVLSLGTGSAKFQEKYDATKSSNWGIVGWLAGGGSTPIVDVFTQASSDMVDLHISSVFQALHSEENYLRIQDDTLTGDIASMDLATPENLQNLVKVGEELLKKTVTKVNLGTGVTEPYYHTTNEMALTKFAGILHREKNVRELRSPNTNKGVIDKTKLIAEQTAHSRRTPALSNTIDHSQQDLPELDTK from the exons ATGGTGGTGGAGTACGAGGAATCATCCCAAGTGTTATTCTCGAGTTTTTGGAAACCGAGCTACAG CAATATTCTGGCTCCTGCTACAAATGTAATCAAAGCTTTATCTGGACCAAAATACGATGGTGAATACCTTCATAATATTATTCAAGAAAAGCTACAAGAAACCAGACTTCATCAAACATTAACGAATGTCGTGATTCCAACATTTGACATCAAATACTTGCAGCCTACAATCTTCTCAACTTACCAG TTAGAGAAGGTACCGAGCATTGATGCGAAATTATCGGATATATGCATTGGAACGTCAGCAGCCCCAACCTATCTTCCTTCACATTCGTTCCAAATTGATGATTCTGAAGGAAATTTACTGAGAGAATTCAATCTTATCGATGGGAGTGTTGCTGCAAACAATCCG ACTTTGGTTGCAATAAGCGAGGTAACTACGGAAATAACTAGAGGAAGTCCGAACTTCTTCCCAATAAAGCCAACAGAGTATGGCCGGTTTCTAGTTTTGTCGTTGGGCACTGGGTCAGCTAAATTTCAAGAGAAGTATGATGCAACAAAATCGTCTAATTGGGGCATTGTAGGGTGGTTAGCTGGTGGTGGTTCGACTCCGATAGTAGACGTTTTTACTCAAGCAAGTAGTGATATGGTTGACTTGCATATCTCTAGTGTCTTTCAAGCCCTTCATTCAGAAGAAAATTATCTTCGCATTCAG GATGATACTTTAACTGGTGACATAGCTTCGATGGATTTAGCTACTCCAGAAAACTTACAAAATCTGGTGAAAGTGGGTGAGGAATTGTTGAAAAAAACAGTTACTAAAGTGAATTTAGGCACAGGCGTAACAGAACCTTATTATCACACTACAAATGAGATGGCTTTAACCAA GTTTGCGGGAATACTTCACAGGGAGAAAAATGTGCGAGAACTTAGATCGCCAAATACTAATAAAGGAGTGATTGATAAAACAAAATTGATTGCAGAACAAACTGCACATTCTCGAAGAACACCGGCACTCTCTAATACAATTGATCACTCTCAACAAGATCTGCCAGAGCTTGACACAAAGTAA
- the LOC139840367 gene encoding patatin-like protein 2 isoform X3 translates to MLTAPNEEGRPIFAAKDVKDFYLEHCPKIFPHSGNILAPATNVIKALSGPKYDGEYLHNIIQEKLQETRLHQTLTNVVIPTFDIKYLQPTIFSTYQLEKVPSIDAKLSDICIGTSAAPTYLPSHSFQIDDSEGNLLREFNLIDGSVAANNPTLVAISEVTTEITRGSPNFFPIKPTEYGRFLVLSLGTGSAKFQEKYDATKSSNWGIVGWLAGGGSTPIVDVFTQASSDMVDLHISSVFQALHSEENYLRIQDDTLTGDIASMDLATPENLQNLVKVGEELLKKTVTKVNLGTGVTEPYYHTTNEMALTKFAGILHREKNVRELRSPNTNKGVIDKTKLIAEQTAHSRRTPALSNTIDHSQQDLPELDTK, encoded by the exons ATGTTAACCGCTCCGAACGAAGAAGGTCGTCCGATTTTTGCGGCTAAAGATGTAAAAGATTTTTATCTGGAACATTGTCCCAAAATCTTCCCACATAGCGG CAATATTCTGGCTCCTGCTACAAATGTAATCAAAGCTTTATCTGGACCAAAATACGATGGTGAATACCTTCATAATATTATTCAAGAAAAGCTACAAGAAACCAGACTTCATCAAACATTAACGAATGTCGTGATTCCAACATTTGACATCAAATACTTGCAGCCTACAATCTTCTCAACTTACCAG TTAGAGAAGGTACCGAGCATTGATGCGAAATTATCGGATATATGCATTGGAACGTCAGCAGCCCCAACCTATCTTCCTTCACATTCGTTCCAAATTGATGATTCTGAAGGAAATTTACTGAGAGAATTCAATCTTATCGATGGGAGTGTTGCTGCAAACAATCCG ACTTTGGTTGCAATAAGCGAGGTAACTACGGAAATAACTAGAGGAAGTCCGAACTTCTTCCCAATAAAGCCAACAGAGTATGGCCGGTTTCTAGTTTTGTCGTTGGGCACTGGGTCAGCTAAATTTCAAGAGAAGTATGATGCAACAAAATCGTCTAATTGGGGCATTGTAGGGTGGTTAGCTGGTGGTGGTTCGACTCCGATAGTAGACGTTTTTACTCAAGCAAGTAGTGATATGGTTGACTTGCATATCTCTAGTGTCTTTCAAGCCCTTCATTCAGAAGAAAATTATCTTCGCATTCAG GATGATACTTTAACTGGTGACATAGCTTCGATGGATTTAGCTACTCCAGAAAACTTACAAAATCTGGTGAAAGTGGGTGAGGAATTGTTGAAAAAAACAGTTACTAAAGTGAATTTAGGCACAGGCGTAACAGAACCTTATTATCACACTACAAATGAGATGGCTTTAACCAA GTTTGCGGGAATACTTCACAGGGAGAAAAATGTGCGAGAACTTAGATCGCCAAATACTAATAAAGGAGTGATTGATAAAACAAAATTGATTGCAGAACAAACTGCACATTCTCGAAGAACACCGGCACTCTCTAATACAATTGATCACTCTCAACAAGATCTGCCAGAGCTTGACACAAAGTAA